Proteins from a genomic interval of Lolium perenne isolate Kyuss_39 chromosome 1, Kyuss_2.0, whole genome shotgun sequence:
- the LOC127327710 gene encoding cytochrome P450 71A22: MDSLQLDSTVVLSLVLVVSCLVIVRSFSSGRKGRLPPSPRGLPIIGNLHQLGQGYLHRRLQALAQRHGPVFLLRLGSMPTIVVSSASVAETVLRTQDKVFCSRTPKYTVRGTLYGCRDIAFSPYGEQWRQSRRIAVVHMFSVKSVDSFRALRVQEVACFVQQIREAGKDRGVVNLTELIASLTNTVILKTAFGNKLRGVDPEIFSDVMKELSQVIHITAASDLFPRLWWLDWATGLDAKVKKMAAKLDGILEGVLREHERSRADGEGEIHDLVDDLLSIIKDGDLDRIEAKALILDMFIAGPGTIYKAIEWTMAQLMKNPREMAKVQSEVRQVAAGTHGGVLEEELEKMSFLHAAITESLRLLPVLIKHETIQNTRLHGYDIPAKTWVIINAWAIGRDSESWENAEEFRPERFLGKAFDYSGKDTRFLPFSAGRRGCPGITFAMRLMEFTLANMMYHFDWELPDGQDPESFEVIESSEISHGLKSSLILGVTPCKKACNDME; the protein is encoded by the exons ATGGATTCTCTTCAGCTTGATTCTACCGTAGTCCTCTCTCTCGTCCTCGTGGTATCCTGCCTCGTCATCGTTAGAAGCTTCTCGTCAGGCCGCAAGGGCCGCCTCCCACCGTCGCCACGGGGGCTGCCCATCATCGGCAACCTACACCAGCTCGGCCAGGGCTACCTCCACCGCAGGCTGCAAGCTCTCGCGCAGCGCCACGGCCCGGTGTTCCTCCTCCGCCTGGGCTCCATGCCGACAATCGTGGTATCGTCGGCGTCCGTTGCTGAGACCGTGCTGAGGACCCAGGACAAGGTCTTCTGCAGCCGGACACCGAAATACACGGTCCGCGGCACGCTTTATGGCTGCCGGGACATCGCCTTCAGCCCCTACGGCGAGCAGTGGCGCCAGTCACGGCGCATCGCCGTCGTGCACATGTTCAGCGTGAAGAGCGTCGACTCCTTTCGGGCACTACGGGTGCAGGAGGTCGCATGCTTCGTGCAACAGATCCGTGAAGCTGGGAAAGACAGAGGAGTCGTCAATCTGACCGAGCTCATCGCCAGCCTAACCAACACCGTAATCTTGAAAACAGCTTTCGGGAACAAACTCCGTGGTGTGGATCCGGAAATTTTCAGCGACGTGATGAAGGAGCTCTCACAAGTGATCCATATAACGGCGGCGAGTGACCTGTTCCCGCGCCTATGGTGGTTGGACTGGGCGACGGGGCTCGACGCAAAGGTGAAGAAGATGGCGGCTAAGCTCGACGGTATTCTCGAAGGTGTGCTTAGAGAGCATGAGAGGAGCCGAGCAGATGGCGAGGGTGAGATTCATGACCTCGTGGACGACTTGCTCTCAATCATCAAAGATGGCGATCTGGACAGGATTGAGGCCAAGGCACTCATTTTG GACATGTTCATAGCAGGCCCCGGCACGATCTACAAGGCGATAGAATGGACGATGGCCCAGCTTATGAAGAATCCAAGAGAAATGGCGAAGGTGCAATCAGAGGTCAGACAAGTTGCTGCCGGTACACATGGAGGagtccttgaggaggagctggagaAGATGAGCTTTCTACACGCGGCCATTACAGAATCACTGCGACTACTGCCGGTCCTCATTAAACACGAAACAATCCAGAACACTCGGCTACATGGCTATGATATTCCGGCAAAGACCTGGGTCATAATCAATGCGTGGGCAATTGGGAGGGATAGTGAGTCGTGGGAGAACGCCGAGGAGTTCCGTCCAGAGAGGTTCCTAGGCAAGGCCTTTGACTACAGCGGAAAGGACACCAGGTTTCTACCGTTCAGCGCAGGGAGGAGAGGATGCCCTGGCATTACCTTTGCGATGCGCCTTATGGAGTTCACACTGGCCAACATGATGTACCATTTCGATTGGGAGCTGCCGGACGGCCAGGATCCTGAGTCGTTTGAGGTCATTGAGTCTAGTGAGATTTCACATGGCCTTAAGTCATCCTTGATTCTAGGCGTAACACCTTGTAAGAAGGCATGTAATGATATGGAGTAG